A genomic segment from Klebsiella africana encodes:
- the ahr gene encoding NADPH-dependent aldehyde reductase Ahr, translating into MSIIKSYAAKEAGADLSLWEYDAGELQPEDVEVEVEYCGICHSDLSMIDNEWGMSSYPLVAGHEVIGRVAALGSAAQDKGLKIGQKVGIGWTARSCGHCDACISGNQINCLEGSVPTILNRGGFANKLRADWQWVIPLPESIDLASAGPMLCGGITVFKPLLSHHVTATSRVGVIGIGGLGHIAIKLLRAMGAEVTAFSSNPAKEQEVLAMGADRVVNSRDPEALKALAGQFDLIINTVAVDLDWQPYFEALAYGGNFHTVGAVMKPFPVPAFTLIGGDRSISGSATGNPSELRTLMKFAGRSKVAPTTELFPMSQINEALKHVREGKARYRAVLKADF; encoded by the coding sequence ATGAGCATCATTAAAAGCTACGCCGCCAAAGAAGCGGGCGCCGATCTGTCGCTGTGGGAATACGATGCCGGCGAGCTGCAGCCGGAAGATGTCGAAGTTGAAGTGGAATACTGCGGGATCTGCCATTCGGACCTGTCGATGATCGACAACGAATGGGGGATGTCGAGCTACCCGCTGGTGGCCGGCCACGAGGTGATTGGTCGGGTGGCGGCGCTGGGCAGCGCGGCGCAGGATAAAGGGCTGAAGATTGGCCAGAAGGTCGGCATCGGCTGGACGGCGCGCAGCTGCGGCCATTGCGACGCCTGCATCAGCGGCAACCAGATCAACTGTCTGGAAGGCTCGGTGCCGACCATTCTCAACCGCGGCGGCTTCGCCAATAAGCTGCGCGCCGACTGGCAGTGGGTGATCCCCCTGCCGGAGAGCATCGATCTGGCGTCCGCCGGCCCGATGCTGTGCGGCGGCATCACCGTCTTTAAACCGCTGCTGAGCCACCACGTCACTGCCACCAGCCGCGTCGGGGTGATCGGCATCGGCGGCCTCGGCCATATCGCCATTAAGCTGCTGCGGGCGATGGGCGCGGAAGTGACCGCCTTCAGCTCCAACCCGGCGAAAGAGCAGGAAGTGCTGGCGATGGGCGCCGATCGCGTGGTGAACAGCCGCGATCCTGAAGCCTTAAAAGCGCTGGCCGGTCAGTTCGACCTAATCATCAACACCGTGGCGGTGGACCTCGACTGGCAGCCGTACTTCGAAGCCCTGGCTTACGGCGGCAACTTCCATACCGTCGGCGCGGTGATGAAGCCGTTCCCGGTGCCGGCCTTTACTCTGATCGGCGGCGACCGCAGCATCTCCGGCTCGGCGACCGGTAACCCGTCCGAACTGCGCACGCTAATGAAGTTCGCCGGGCGCAGCAAAGTGGCGCCAACCACCGAGCTGTTCCCGATGTCGCAGATTAACGAAGCGCTGAAGCACGTTCGCGAAGGCAAAGCCCGCTACCGCGCGGTACTGAAAGCCGACTTCTGA
- the iolE gene encoding myo-inosose-2 dehydratase yields the protein MNKDNVKLAIAPIGWTNDDMPELGSENTFQQIVSEMALAGFTGSEVGSKYPRDPAVLKPMLDIRGIQICNAWFSTFFANGQREKTIDEFVNHMNFLHAMGAKVIGCSEQSGSIQGLDKPILGDAKPCFSEEEWQRVAEGYNTLGRLAAEKGMQVCLHHHMGTGIQTTAEIDKFMSLVDERVFLLFDTGHAWYSEGGEAPMLAILKKYLPRINHVHLKDVRPPVIDQVRRDGLSFLDGVKKGTFTVPGDGVIDFRPVFKLLDDFGYKGWMVVEAEQDPALANPFEYAVKARKYIRETAGI from the coding sequence ATGAACAAAGATAACGTCAAACTGGCTATCGCCCCGATCGGCTGGACTAACGATGATATGCCGGAGCTCGGCAGCGAAAACACTTTCCAGCAGATCGTCAGCGAAATGGCGCTGGCCGGCTTTACCGGCAGCGAAGTCGGCAGCAAATATCCGCGCGACCCGGCGGTTCTCAAGCCGATGCTGGATATTCGCGGCATTCAGATCTGCAACGCCTGGTTCAGCACCTTTTTCGCCAACGGCCAACGGGAAAAAACCATTGATGAATTCGTCAATCACATGAACTTCCTTCATGCGATGGGGGCGAAAGTGATTGGCTGCTCCGAGCAGAGCGGCAGCATCCAGGGGCTGGATAAACCGATCCTCGGCGATGCGAAGCCGTGCTTCAGCGAAGAAGAGTGGCAGCGGGTGGCAGAAGGCTACAACACCCTCGGCCGCCTGGCGGCGGAGAAGGGGATGCAGGTCTGTCTGCATCACCACATGGGCACCGGCATTCAGACCACCGCGGAAATCGACAAATTTATGTCGCTGGTGGACGAGCGCGTCTTCCTGCTGTTCGACACCGGCCACGCCTGGTATTCCGAAGGCGGCGAAGCGCCGATGCTGGCGATCCTCAAAAAGTATCTGCCGCGCATCAACCACGTTCACCTGAAGGACGTCCGCCCGCCGGTGATCGACCAGGTGCGCCGTGACGGCCTGTCGTTCCTCGATGGCGTGAAAAAAGGCACCTTCACCGTCCCGGGCGACGGGGTGATCGATTTCCGTCCGGTGTTCAAGCTGCTGGACGACTTTGGCTATAAAGGCTGGATGGTAGTGGAAGCCGAGCAGGATCCTGCTCTGGCCAATCCTTTCGAATACGCCGTCAAAGCGCGCAAATATATCCGCGAAACGGCAGGGATCTAA
- a CDS encoding carbohydrate ABC transporter permease gives MRVTMRKTWLPWLILSPSLLFLLLFTWFPLGRSVYDSLFDTRMASDGAQYVGLDNFARLFADGVFWQSLVNNLLYILLTVVPGVTLALLLAVALSENHRVNRWLRTAFFFPMIIPMVSAAALWLFIFMPGLGLLDHYLAKLFGPMNNNWLGRSNSALLALALIGVWKFAGYYMLFFLAGLQSIPASTREAALMEGATRTQVFFKVTLPLLRPTLSFVITTALIYSITQIDHVAVMTRGGPDNATTVLLYYIQNLAWDTHDLGKASAATFLTLAGLFAFSLINLKLLEKGAHYER, from the coding sequence ATGCGCGTCACCATGAGAAAGACCTGGCTTCCCTGGCTGATCCTGTCGCCTTCCCTGCTGTTTTTACTGCTGTTTACCTGGTTCCCGCTGGGGCGTTCGGTGTATGACAGCCTGTTTGATACCCGCATGGCCAGCGACGGCGCGCAGTACGTCGGGCTGGATAACTTTGCCCGCCTGTTTGCCGACGGCGTTTTCTGGCAGTCGCTGGTCAATAATCTGCTCTATATCCTGCTGACGGTGGTGCCCGGGGTGACCCTCGCCCTGCTGCTGGCGGTCGCCCTGAGCGAGAACCATCGCGTCAACCGCTGGCTGCGCACCGCCTTTTTCTTCCCGATGATTATCCCGATGGTCAGCGCCGCCGCGCTGTGGCTGTTTATCTTTATGCCCGGCCTCGGCCTGCTCGACCACTATCTGGCGAAGCTGTTCGGGCCGATGAATAATAACTGGCTGGGGCGCAGCAACAGCGCGCTGCTGGCCCTGGCGCTGATCGGCGTGTGGAAGTTCGCCGGCTATTACATGCTGTTTTTCCTCGCCGGGCTGCAGAGCATTCCGGCCTCGACGCGGGAAGCGGCGCTGATGGAAGGGGCTACCCGCACGCAGGTCTTTTTTAAGGTCACGCTACCGCTGCTGCGCCCGACGCTGAGCTTTGTGATCACCACCGCGCTGATCTACTCCATCACCCAGATCGACCACGTGGCGGTGATGACCCGCGGCGGGCCGGACAACGCCACCACCGTGCTGCTCTATTACATTCAGAATCTCGCCTGGGATACCCACGACCTTGGTAAAGCCTCCGCCGCCACCTTCCTGACCCTGGCCGGGCTGTTCGCCTTCTCGCTGATTAACCTGAAACTGCTGGAGAAAGGAGCCCACTATGAGCGCTGA
- a CDS encoding SulP family inorganic anion transporter, with product MNTFRQDSLAGIVVFLVALPLCLGIAQASGLPPFVGLLTGIIGGLVVTALSPSRFAVSGPAAGLVTIVVAAIESLGSFSVFLMALVLAGVLQLLFGILRAGRFISLVPASVIKGMLAAIGILLIMQQIPVALGTAEETGLAEVVQGNAAFSVTAIAVAAGGLLVLWLWGSPLIRRVKSLRWIPGPLIAVLLGCVTTLLLTHFAPQQLAALPRITLPAFGSLGDLLGELESPAWSAWRNPSVWVVALTLALVASLETLLSQEALKKLRPQNPPPSPNREMVAQGVGNLLSGVLGAMPITAVIVRSSVNVSNGAQSKLSIFIHGVLLLICGLWFSGLLTLIPLASLAAVLLYTGYKLATPRLFIEQFRQGAAQYVPFLATIGGIIAFGMLAGIGIGLATQMAFSLWRSHRHSLQLARYDDHYVLRIQQNLTFMHNPHLLALLAKIPEKSVVIVEHDSVGYLDPDVRAVLDDFAESAPQRGIRLNQWPLASR from the coding sequence ATGAATACGTTTCGTCAGGACTCTCTCGCCGGCATCGTCGTCTTCCTTGTCGCCCTGCCGCTGTGCCTCGGCATCGCCCAGGCCAGCGGCTTACCGCCCTTCGTCGGCCTGCTGACCGGCATTATCGGCGGCCTGGTCGTCACCGCCCTCAGCCCCTCCCGCTTCGCCGTCAGCGGCCCCGCCGCCGGACTGGTCACCATCGTCGTCGCCGCCATTGAATCCCTGGGTTCCTTCTCCGTCTTCCTGATGGCGCTGGTGCTGGCCGGCGTGCTGCAGCTGCTGTTCGGCATCCTGCGGGCCGGGCGCTTTATCTCGCTGGTTCCCGCCAGCGTCATCAAAGGCATGCTGGCGGCGATCGGCATCTTGCTGATTATGCAGCAGATCCCCGTCGCGCTTGGCACAGCGGAAGAGACCGGGCTTGCCGAAGTGGTGCAAGGCAATGCCGCTTTCTCTGTCACTGCGATTGCCGTCGCCGCGGGCGGCCTGCTGGTACTCTGGCTGTGGGGTTCGCCGCTTATCCGCCGGGTGAAGAGCCTGCGCTGGATCCCCGGGCCGCTGATCGCCGTTCTGCTCGGCTGCGTAACCACCCTGCTGCTGACCCATTTTGCGCCGCAGCAGCTGGCCGCTCTGCCGCGTATTACCCTGCCGGCGTTCGGCAGCCTCGGCGATCTACTGGGCGAGCTGGAATCTCCGGCGTGGAGCGCATGGCGCAATCCGTCGGTATGGGTGGTGGCGCTGACCCTGGCGCTGGTCGCCAGCCTCGAAACCTTGCTCAGCCAGGAGGCGCTGAAAAAGCTGCGCCCGCAAAATCCGCCGCCTTCGCCGAACCGCGAAATGGTCGCCCAGGGCGTGGGCAATCTGCTCTCCGGCGTGCTGGGGGCAATGCCGATCACCGCTGTCATCGTCCGCAGCTCGGTGAACGTCAGCAACGGCGCGCAAAGCAAACTGTCGATCTTTATCCACGGCGTCCTGCTGCTGATCTGCGGTCTGTGGTTCAGCGGCCTGCTAACCTTAATCCCGCTCGCCAGCCTCGCCGCCGTGCTGCTGTATACCGGCTATAAGCTGGCGACGCCGCGGCTGTTCATCGAGCAGTTCCGCCAGGGGGCGGCGCAGTACGTCCCGTTCCTCGCCACCATCGGCGGGATTATCGCCTTCGGCATGCTGGCGGGGATTGGGATTGGTCTTGCCACCCAGATGGCGTTCAGCCTCTGGCGCAGCCATCGCCACTCGCTGCAGCTGGCGCGCTACGATGACCACTACGTGCTGCGCATCCAGCAGAATCTGACCTTTATGCACAATCCGCATCTGCTGGCCCTGCTGGCGAAGATTCCGGAAAAGAGCGTGGTGATCGTCGAGCACGACAGCGTTGGCTATCTCGACCCGGACGTGCGGGCGGTGCTGGATGATTTTGCCGAGAGCGCCCCGCAGCGCGGCATCCGCCTTAATCAGTGGCCGCTGGCCAGCCGCTGA
- a CDS encoding ABC transporter substrate-binding protein yields the protein MFKPFTLVAVGLSLALSGAALAKEKIDFMFPAPVDGKLTMEMTRVIKQFNDSQQDVEVRGIFTGNYDTTKIKAESAQKAGQPPALVIMSANFTTDLALKDEILPMDELFKYGDQKAGDFLQKEFWPAMHKNAQVMGTTYAIPFHNSTPILYYNKTMFDQAGIKQPPQTWAELLADAKKLTDESKGQWGIMLPSTNDDYGGWIFSALVRANGGKYFNEDYPGEVYYNSPTAIGALRFWQDLIYKDKVMPSGVLNSKQISAAFFSGKLGMAMLSTGALGFMRENSKDFELGVAMLPAKELRAVPIGGASLVSFKGINEAQKKAAYQFLTYLVSPDVNGAWSRFTGYFSPRKASYDTPEMKAYLQQDPRAAIALEQLKYAHPWYSTWETVAVRKSMENQLAAVVNDAKVTPEAAVQAAQKEADALMKPYVDKTALAEVK from the coding sequence ATGTTTAAACCTTTTACGCTAGTCGCGGTTGGCCTCAGCCTTGCCCTGAGCGGCGCGGCGCTGGCAAAAGAGAAAATAGACTTCATGTTCCCGGCGCCGGTGGACGGCAAGCTGACCATGGAGATGACCCGCGTCATTAAGCAATTCAACGACTCGCAGCAGGATGTCGAAGTGCGCGGGATCTTCACCGGCAACTACGACACCACCAAGATCAAAGCCGAATCGGCGCAGAAGGCCGGCCAGCCGCCGGCGCTGGTGATCATGTCCGCCAACTTCACCACCGATCTGGCGCTGAAAGATGAGATCCTGCCGATGGACGAGCTGTTTAAATATGGCGATCAAAAGGCCGGCGATTTTCTGCAAAAGGAATTCTGGCCCGCGATGCATAAGAACGCCCAGGTGATGGGCACCACCTATGCGATCCCGTTCCATAACTCGACGCCGATCCTCTACTACAACAAGACGATGTTCGATCAAGCCGGGATCAAACAGCCGCCCCAGACCTGGGCCGAGCTGCTGGCTGATGCCAAAAAGCTGACCGACGAGAGCAAAGGCCAGTGGGGGATCATGCTACCGTCGACCAACGACGACTACGGCGGCTGGATCTTCTCGGCACTGGTGCGCGCCAACGGCGGGAAATACTTTAACGAAGACTATCCGGGCGAGGTCTATTACAACTCGCCGACCGCCATCGGCGCCCTGCGCTTCTGGCAGGATCTGATCTACAAGGACAAGGTGATGCCGTCCGGGGTGCTGAACTCGAAACAGATCAGCGCCGCGTTCTTCTCCGGCAAGCTCGGGATGGCGATGCTCAGCACCGGCGCGCTGGGCTTTATGCGCGAGAACAGCAAAGACTTTGAGCTTGGGGTGGCGATGCTGCCGGCCAAAGAGCTGCGTGCGGTGCCGATCGGCGGCGCCAGCCTGGTGAGCTTTAAAGGCATCAACGAGGCGCAGAAGAAAGCGGCGTATCAGTTCCTGACCTATCTGGTGAGCCCCGACGTGAACGGCGCGTGGAGCCGCTTCACCGGCTACTTCTCGCCGCGCAAGGCGTCATATGATACGCCGGAGATGAAGGCCTATCTGCAGCAGGATCCGCGGGCGGCGATCGCCCTTGAGCAGCTGAAGTACGCCCATCCGTGGTACTCCACCTGGGAGACCGTGGCGGTGCGTAAGTCGATGGAGAACCAGCTGGCGGCGGTGGTTAACGATGCCAAAGTGACGCCGGAAGCAGCGGTGCAGGCGGCGCAGAAGGAAGCCGACGCGCTGATGAAACCGTATGTGGATAAGACCGCGCTGGCGGAAGTGAAGTGA
- a CDS encoding carbohydrate ABC transporter permease: MSADISPLLVRTPTATRPLWLRLRRSSPFTLTVLMCCLALLWISPFIWMLATSFSATTFGEDMASLLPRLPLTLDNFRDAWNSADWLSLYANTLIFTFGTFCVQLLTITTAGYVFACHEFRGKQTLFLLFLVQLMIMPVVMMVPNMLTLKTFGLLNTLTGVMMPYFTSAFGVFLMRQAFLAIPKELEEAALMEGCRWWQVLFRVLLPMSWPSVLAFATVSITYHWNEYLWPLMMLNDPDKQVLTVGLVSFAMGAESGGQWGTIGAGTLMVCLPLMLAFILFQKQFLRSFGFSGIK; encoded by the coding sequence ATGAGCGCTGACATCTCGCCGCTGCTGGTCCGCACGCCTACCGCTACGCGTCCGCTGTGGCTACGCCTGCGCCGCTCGTCGCCCTTTACGCTCACAGTATTAATGTGCTGCCTGGCGCTGCTGTGGATCAGCCCGTTTATCTGGATGCTGGCCACCTCGTTCAGCGCCACCACCTTCGGGGAAGATATGGCCTCGCTGCTGCCCCGCCTGCCGCTGACCCTCGATAACTTCCGCGACGCCTGGAACAGCGCCGACTGGCTGAGCCTGTACGCCAACACCCTTATCTTCACCTTCGGCACCTTCTGCGTGCAGCTGTTGACCATCACCACCGCCGGGTACGTCTTCGCCTGCCACGAGTTTCGCGGCAAGCAGACGCTGTTTCTCCTGTTCCTGGTGCAGCTGATGATCATGCCGGTAGTGATGATGGTACCGAACATGCTGACCCTGAAAACCTTCGGCCTACTCAACACCCTCACCGGGGTGATGATGCCCTACTTCACCTCGGCGTTCGGCGTGTTCCTGATGCGTCAGGCGTTCCTCGCCATCCCGAAAGAGCTGGAGGAGGCGGCGCTGATGGAGGGCTGCCGCTGGTGGCAGGTGCTGTTCCGCGTACTGCTGCCGATGTCCTGGCCGTCGGTGCTGGCCTTCGCCACCGTCAGCATTACCTACCACTGGAACGAGTACCTGTGGCCGCTGATGATGCTCAACGATCCCGATAAGCAGGTGCTGACCGTCGGGCTGGTCTCCTTCGCCATGGGCGCCGAATCCGGCGGCCAGTGGGGCACCATCGGCGCCGGGACGCTGATGGTCTGCCTGCCGCTGATGCTGGCGTTCATCCTTTTTCAGAAACAGTTCCTGCGGAGCTTCGGCTTCTCCGGGATCAAATAA
- a CDS encoding phosphodiesterase, translating into MLLAHISDTHFRSRGEKLYDFIDVNAANADVVSQLNALRERPDAVVVSGDIVNCGRPEEYQVARQILGSLNYPLYLLPGNHDDKAHFLEHLHPLCPLLGNDPQNMRYAVDDFATRLLFIDSSRAGTSKGWLTDETISWLEAQLFEGGDKPATVFMHHPPLPLGNAQMDPIACENGHRLLALVERFPSLTRIFCGHNHSLTMTQYRQALISTIPGTVHQVPYCHEDTQPYYDLSPASCLMHRQVGEQWVSYQHSLAHYAGPWLYDENISCPTEER; encoded by the coding sequence ATGCTGTTAGCGCACATTTCCGATACCCATTTCCGCAGCCGCGGCGAGAAGCTGTACGACTTTATCGACGTCAATGCCGCCAACGCCGACGTGGTCTCCCAGCTTAACGCGCTGCGCGAGCGCCCGGACGCGGTGGTGGTGAGCGGGGATATCGTCAACTGCGGCCGCCCGGAGGAGTATCAGGTGGCCCGCCAGATCCTCGGCAGCCTGAACTATCCGCTGTATCTGCTCCCCGGCAACCACGACGACAAAGCCCATTTTCTCGAGCATCTTCATCCGCTGTGCCCGCTGCTGGGCAACGATCCGCAAAATATGCGCTATGCGGTGGATGACTTCGCCACACGCCTGCTGTTTATCGACTCCAGTCGCGCCGGCACCTCAAAGGGCTGGCTGACCGACGAGACCATCAGCTGGCTGGAAGCCCAGCTGTTCGAGGGCGGCGACAAACCGGCCACGGTGTTTATGCACCACCCGCCGCTGCCGCTGGGCAATGCGCAGATGGACCCGATCGCCTGCGAAAACGGCCACCGTCTGCTGGCGCTGGTGGAGCGTTTCCCGTCGCTGACGCGCATCTTCTGCGGCCATAACCACAGCCTGACCATGACCCAGTATCGCCAGGCGCTGATCTCCACCATTCCCGGCACCGTCCATCAAGTGCCGTACTGCCACGAAGACACCCAGCCCTATTACGACCTCTCCCCGGCTTCGTGCCTGATGCACCGTCAGGTCGGCGAGCAGTGGGTGAGCTACCAGCACTCGCTGGCCCACTACGCCGGGCCGTGGCTGTACGACGAAAACATCAGTTGCCCAACGGAAGAGCGCTAA
- a CDS encoding SIR2 family protein, whose amino-acid sequence MINWDEALISDLARRKCILFLGAGVSMNSTGNGGVRPPSWKEFLENCLPELNAASSTQIKKLIKNEDYLTACELIKSKLAKGKFDHIAKNAFLTPQYTKAEIHELLFKLDCRIVVTPNFDKIYETFAIRETEGTVSVRNYYDTDIVSAVKDSGRVVLKIHGTIDNTSKLIFSRTDYASARSQHRDFYEILNALGLTHTFLFIGCGANDPDIRLLLEDAFFKHNAVKPHYMVVSDKSIHKDMMPVIEKTLNVNMLVYKTSKGSHQELIDSLKTLVQQVEIARVELKENMNW is encoded by the coding sequence ATGATAAATTGGGATGAAGCTTTAATATCTGATCTAGCCAGAAGAAAATGCATTCTTTTCCTTGGTGCAGGTGTATCAATGAATAGCACTGGTAACGGAGGAGTCAGGCCTCCAAGTTGGAAGGAGTTTTTGGAAAACTGTTTGCCGGAACTGAACGCGGCTTCTTCAACCCAAATAAAAAAACTAATAAAAAATGAAGATTACTTAACGGCATGTGAGCTAATCAAGTCAAAATTAGCAAAAGGTAAATTCGACCACATAGCTAAGAATGCATTTTTAACCCCACAGTATACTAAAGCAGAAATACACGAACTTTTATTCAAGTTGGATTGTAGAATTGTAGTTACTCCAAATTTTGATAAAATTTATGAAACTTTTGCGATAAGAGAAACTGAAGGCACGGTAAGTGTTCGGAACTATTATGATACAGATATAGTTTCTGCAGTGAAGGATAGCGGCAGGGTCGTTTTGAAGATTCACGGTACAATTGACAATACCTCAAAATTAATTTTCTCTAGGACCGATTACGCCAGTGCAAGATCGCAGCACAGAGATTTTTATGAAATACTCAATGCATTAGGATTAACACACACATTCTTATTTATAGGATGTGGGGCAAATGATCCGGATATCAGATTGCTGCTTGAAGATGCATTTTTCAAACATAATGCCGTAAAACCACACTATATGGTTGTCTCAGACAAGAGTATTCATAAAGACATGATGCCTGTTATCGAAAAAACATTAAATGTCAACATGCTTGTTTACAAAACCAGTAAAGGTAGCCATCAAGAATTAATTGATAGTTTAAAAACTTTAGTCCAACAAGTTGAGATTGCACGAGTTGAATTAAAGGAGAATATGAATTGGTAA
- a CDS encoding ParA family protein has product MESIVFFNNKGGVGKTTLLCNVAAYLSLELNKKVLVVDADPQCNTTSYCLGEQKISQIYSNEKRITIEHFLNPVRRGKGYASERIVPIKTGRFGFDLIPGDPKLALSEDFLASDWDPAVAGKPRGMQTTFVFSHLSSLYNDYDYVLYDVGPSLGALNRAIIISCDFFIIPMSVDMFSLLALNNINLSLKNWMNGIKAGLKNHIAEEGEEFTIGNESLECNLQFLGYAMQQYRGKTVRGEKVKVNAYEKIALKVPKIIKTEIVANYSHNKNIDFELGQIENMYSLIPLSQLANAPIFCLKNKDGVVGSHFSKVNDAKKLFDSICLNILKNIEAVKP; this is encoded by the coding sequence ATGGAAAGCATAGTTTTTTTTAATAACAAAGGTGGTGTAGGTAAAACCACCTTACTGTGTAATGTTGCTGCCTATCTAAGTTTGGAACTTAACAAAAAGGTACTGGTCGTTGATGCTGATCCTCAATGTAATACTACTTCGTATTGTTTAGGTGAGCAGAAGATATCTCAAATATATAGCAATGAAAAACGAATTACTATCGAGCACTTTTTAAACCCCGTGCGTCGAGGAAAAGGATATGCTTCGGAAAGAATAGTCCCTATCAAAACAGGTAGGTTTGGGTTTGATCTAATACCAGGAGACCCCAAATTAGCTCTGAGCGAAGATTTTTTAGCATCCGATTGGGATCCAGCAGTAGCTGGGAAACCTCGAGGCATGCAAACAACATTTGTCTTCTCTCATCTTTCCTCACTATATAATGACTATGATTATGTATTATATGATGTTGGTCCATCCTTAGGTGCTTTGAATAGAGCAATAATTATATCATGCGACTTTTTCATAATTCCAATGTCTGTTGACATGTTTAGTTTGTTGGCATTAAACAACATTAACCTGTCATTAAAAAATTGGATGAATGGTATTAAAGCCGGCTTAAAAAACCATATAGCCGAAGAAGGGGAAGAATTCACAATTGGAAATGAAAGCTTGGAATGTAATTTGCAATTTTTAGGTTATGCAATGCAGCAATACCGAGGAAAAACAGTACGAGGTGAGAAAGTAAAAGTTAATGCTTATGAAAAAATAGCATTAAAAGTCCCTAAAATTATAAAGACAGAAATAGTGGCAAACTACTCTCACAATAAAAACATTGATTTTGAACTGGGTCAAATTGAGAACATGTATAGCCTAATTCCATTATCACAACTGGCCAATGCACCTATTTTTTGCCTTAAGAATAAAGATGGTGTCGTGGGGTCACATTTTTCCAAAGTAAATGACGCCAAGAAATTATTTGACAGCATTTGCTTAAATATCCTAAAAAATATTGAGGCAGTTAAACCATGA
- a CDS encoding ABC transporter ATP-binding protein — protein MLSLQNISKRFDGKPALSALSLDIHEGEFVVLVGPSGCGKSTLLRLLAGLEPVSEGQIWLHDENITAATPRERNFAMIFQNYALFPHLSVRDNITFGMKVRKEEKSSWQPRVDKVAQMLQLEALLDRKPAKLSGGQRQRVAMARAIVRNPRLFLMDEPLSNLDARLRSEVRDSIMALHQQLKTSTIYVTHDQTEAMSMADRIVVMNGGHVQQVGRPEYLYANPANLFVAGFIGSPAMNLLSLPCANGEVLLGEQRHPLPPRHRDQTRVWLGVRPEHITDRVEEGHLRLPATVLQRELMGADYLLHVSTPIGTLRFSRRHRGTVPEKGESLPIGFSPADVHLFHAETQHNLLMECNHV, from the coding sequence ATGCTCAGTCTGCAAAACATCAGTAAACGTTTCGACGGCAAACCGGCGCTCAGCGCCCTGTCGCTGGATATCCACGAAGGCGAATTCGTGGTGCTGGTCGGCCCGTCGGGCTGCGGGAAAAGCACCCTGCTGCGCCTGCTCGCCGGGCTGGAGCCGGTCAGCGAAGGCCAAATCTGGCTGCATGATGAGAACATCACCGCCGCCACGCCGCGCGAGCGCAACTTCGCGATGATTTTCCAGAACTATGCCCTGTTTCCGCATCTGTCGGTGCGCGACAACATCACCTTCGGCATGAAGGTGCGCAAGGAAGAGAAAAGCAGCTGGCAGCCGCGGGTGGACAAAGTGGCGCAGATGCTGCAGCTGGAGGCGCTGCTCGACCGCAAACCGGCGAAGCTCTCCGGCGGCCAGCGCCAGCGGGTGGCGATGGCCCGGGCGATCGTGCGTAATCCGCGGCTGTTCCTGATGGACGAGCCGCTCTCCAACCTCGACGCCCGCCTGCGCAGCGAAGTGCGCGACAGCATTATGGCCCTCCACCAGCAGTTGAAAACCAGCACCATCTATGTGACTCACGATCAGACCGAGGCGATGTCGATGGCCGACCGCATCGTGGTGATGAACGGCGGCCACGTACAGCAGGTCGGGCGCCCGGAGTACCTGTATGCCAACCCGGCCAACCTGTTCGTCGCCGGGTTTATCGGTTCGCCGGCGATGAACCTGCTGTCGCTGCCCTGCGCCAACGGTGAAGTACTGTTGGGAGAACAGCGCCATCCGCTGCCGCCGCGCCACCGGGATCAGACCCGCGTCTGGCTGGGCGTTCGCCCGGAACATATTACCGACCGCGTGGAGGAGGGCCATCTGCGCCTGCCGGCCACCGTTCTGCAACGAGAACTGATGGGAGCCGATTACCTGCTCCACGTTAGCACCCCGATCGGCACCCTGCGCTTTAGCCGCCGCCACCGCGGCACGGTGCCGGAGAAAGGCGAGTCGCTACCGATCGGCTTCTCGCCTGCCGATGTGCATCTTTTTCATGCTGAGACCCAGCATAATTTATTGATGGAGTGTAATCATGTTTAA